A window from Theobroma cacao cultivar B97-61/B2 chromosome 3, Criollo_cocoa_genome_V2, whole genome shotgun sequence encodes these proteins:
- the LOC18604643 gene encoding RINT1-like protein MAG2 isoform X1 has translation MDSLQILPPLLTLSTSASAILNSKLGTDHDLTRAPCLVSDLLTQCDDLDRTVIHLNRTLKSSLAFYASFSDRIGDLFGDVNSKLTDLGSSVCSRSSVSDEEGLGEELPALAKEVARVETVRAYAEIASKLDNLVGDIEDAVSSTMNKNLRNDPSTRNSEETRLVAIKTLKLTEDLLTSVTKTRPQWVRLVSAVDHRVDRALAILRPLAIADHRALLTSLRWPPPLSNLTSSSLDMRKSNEVPNPLFTMQGDLKHQYCENFLALCRLQELQRQRKSRQLEGHNREVALHQPLWAIEELVNPVSVASQRHFSKWIDKPEFIFALVYKITRDYVDSMDELLQPLVDEAMLTGYSCREEWISAMVDSLSTYLAKEIFPIYVGQLEEESMTGIQSQARTSWLHLVDLMVSFDKRIKSLVEQSGIFLSLQDDGTLRKISSLSVFCDRPDWLDLWAEIELAETLEKLKSEMDKEKNWTKKVQGAVLSNSDDYKSPAVGSSIFRCLSSLVDRCRSLPTVSLRSRFLRLAGTPLVKVFLDCLLLRCQEAEGLTALTDNDALMKVTNSINAAHFAESILKEWREDVFFLEMGLDQGDQLGASVTENSGSEIPIEEYGNGIFHEEIVKFEDFRTEWVEKISVVVLRGFDARCRDYIKNRRQWQERSEGWTVSKALVGALDYLQGKMSVIEENLNRLDFAGIWRSLAAGVDRLIFNGILISNVKFHDNGVERFGYDLEVLFGVFRAWCLRPEGFFPKASEGLKLLKMEKKQLQDGLAVGEKWMKENGIRHLGVAEVEKIRKNRVFTK, from the exons ATGGACTCTCTGCAAATTCTCCCTCCACTCTTGACTCTATCCACCTCAGCCTCCGCCATCCTGAACTCTAAGCTCGGCACCGACCACGACCTAACTCGAGCACCGTGTCTCGTCTCCGACTTGCTGACACAGTGCGATGATCTGGACCGAACCGTAATCCACCTCAATCGTACCCTCAAATCAAGCTTAGCATTTTACGCTTCCTTCTCCGATCGCATCGGCGACCTTTTCGGCGATGTAAATTCGAAGTTGACCGATCTCGGATCCTCCGTTTGTTCTCGGAGCTCCGTTTCAG ATGAGGAAGGATTGGGAGAGGAGCTGCCGGCATTGGCGAAGGAGGTGGCGAGGGTGGAAACGGTTAGAGCATATGCGG AGATAGCGTCAAAGCTTGATAATTTAGTTGGTGATATTGAAGATGCTGTCTCTTCTACTATGaacaaaaatttaagaaaCGATCCTTCTACACGAAATTCAGAA GAAACACGCCTGGTGGCTATTAAAACACTTAAACTGACAGAAGACTTATTAACTTCAGTCACAAAGACACGTCCTCAATGGGTACGTCTAGTCTCAGCTGTTGATCACAGAGTAGATCGAGCTCTAGCGATATTACGACCCCTGGCAATTGCAGACCATCGGGCCCTTCTCACATCCCTTAGATGGCCACCACCCCTTTCTAATTTGACTTCCTCAAGTCTGGATATGAGGAAATCAAATGAGGTCCCAAATCCTCTTTTTACGATGCAAGGTGATCTCAAGCACCAGTACTGTGAAAACTTTCTTGCCCTGTGCCGCCTGCAGGAGTTGCAGAGGCAAAGAAAATCTCGGCAACTTGAGGGCCATAATCGGGAGGTTGCTCTTCACCAACCACTTTGGGCAATTGAAGAGCTTGTCAATCCTGTATCTGTTGCATCCCAACGCCACTTTTCAAAATGGATCGATAAGCCGGAATTCATTTTTGCTCTGGTATATAAAATCACACGGGATTATGTTGATTCTATGGACGAGTTATTGCAACCATTGGTTGATGAAGCAATGCTAACTGGGTACAGTTGTAGAGAAGAATGGATTTCAGCAATGGTAGACTCCTTATCAACATACTTGGCAAAAGAGATATTCCCTATTTATGTCGGTCAACTGGAGGAAGAGAGTATGACTGGAATTCAGTCACAGGCTAGGACATCTTGGCTCCATCTTGTTGACTTGATGGTCTCTTTtgacaaaagaataaaatctcTTGTAGAACAGTCTGGGATCTTTCTTTCCCTTCAGGATGATGGAACCCTTCGCAAGATTTCATCTCTATCTGTCTTCTGCGATCGACCTGACTGGCTTGATTTATGGGCAGAAATAGAGCTAGCTGAAACACTGGAGAAACTAAAATCAGAGatggataaagaaaaaaactggactaagaaagttcaaggGGCAGTTCTCTCTAATTCTGATGATTATAAATCTCCTGCAGTTGGCAGCAGCATTTTTCGGTGTTTATCATCTTTGGTTGACAGATGTCGATCATTGCCTACAGTTTCTTTGAGGTCAAGGTTTTTGAGATTAGCTGGAACACCGCTTGTAAAAGTGTttttggattgcttgcttctCAGATGCCAAGAAGCCGAAGGGTTGACTGCCTTAACAGACAATGATGCCCTAATGAAAGTTACAAACTCCATTAATGCAGCTCACTTTGCTGAATCTATTTTAAAAGAATGGCGTGAGgatgttttttttcttgaaatgggATTGGATCAAGGTGATCAACTTGGAGCATCTGTTACTGAAAACAGTGGTAGTGAGATCCCAATTGAAGAGTATGGAAATGGTATTTTCCATGAGGAGATTGTCAAGTTTGAGGATTTTAGAACTGAGTGGGTTGAGAAGATATCTGTTGTTGTTTTGAGAGGGTTTGATGCTCGATGTAGAGATTACATTAAAAACAGGAGACAATGGCAGGAAAGGAGTGAAGGTTGGACTGTATCCAAGGCATTGGTTGGAGCACTGGATTATTTGCAGGGGAAAATGTCAGTAATAGAAGAGAATTTAAACAGGCTAGACTTTGCTGGGATCTGGAGGAGTCTGGCAGCCGGGGTGGAtcgattaatttttaatggcATTCTTATTAGCAATGTGAAGTTTCATGATAACGGAGTGGAGAGATTCGGGTATGATTTAGAGGTCCTATTTGGAGTTTTCAGGGCTTGGTGTTTGAGGCCTGAAGGTTTCTTCCCTAAAGCAAGTGAAGGCTTGAAGTTGTTGAAGATGGAAAAGAAGCAACTTCAAGATGGCCTGGCAGTTGGGGAGAAATGGATGAAGGAGAATGGAATTAGGCATTTGGGTGTAGCTGAGGTAGAAAAGATCAGGAAGAACAGAGTATTTACGAAGTAA
- the LOC18604643 gene encoding RINT1-like protein MAG2 isoform X2, giving the protein MRKDWERSCRHWRRRWRGWKRLEHMRETRLVAIKTLKLTEDLLTSVTKTRPQWVRLVSAVDHRVDRALAILRPLAIADHRALLTSLRWPPPLSNLTSSSLDMRKSNEVPNPLFTMQGDLKHQYCENFLALCRLQELQRQRKSRQLEGHNREVALHQPLWAIEELVNPVSVASQRHFSKWIDKPEFIFALVYKITRDYVDSMDELLQPLVDEAMLTGYSCREEWISAMVDSLSTYLAKEIFPIYVGQLEEESMTGIQSQARTSWLHLVDLMVSFDKRIKSLVEQSGIFLSLQDDGTLRKISSLSVFCDRPDWLDLWAEIELAETLEKLKSEMDKEKNWTKKVQGAVLSNSDDYKSPAVGSSIFRCLSSLVDRCRSLPTVSLRSRFLRLAGTPLVKVFLDCLLLRCQEAEGLTALTDNDALMKVTNSINAAHFAESILKEWREDVFFLEMGLDQGDQLGASVTENSGSEIPIEEYGNGIFHEEIVKFEDFRTEWVEKISVVVLRGFDARCRDYIKNRRQWQERSEGWTVSKALVGALDYLQGKMSVIEENLNRLDFAGIWRSLAAGVDRLIFNGILISNVKFHDNGVERFGYDLEVLFGVFRAWCLRPEGFFPKASEGLKLLKMEKKQLQDGLAVGEKWMKENGIRHLGVAEVEKIRKNRVFTK; this is encoded by the exons ATGAGGAAGGATTGGGAGAGGAGCTGCCGGCATTGGCGAAGGAGGTGGCGAGGGTGGAAACGGTTAGAGCATATGCGG GAAACACGCCTGGTGGCTATTAAAACACTTAAACTGACAGAAGACTTATTAACTTCAGTCACAAAGACACGTCCTCAATGGGTACGTCTAGTCTCAGCTGTTGATCACAGAGTAGATCGAGCTCTAGCGATATTACGACCCCTGGCAATTGCAGACCATCGGGCCCTTCTCACATCCCTTAGATGGCCACCACCCCTTTCTAATTTGACTTCCTCAAGTCTGGATATGAGGAAATCAAATGAGGTCCCAAATCCTCTTTTTACGATGCAAGGTGATCTCAAGCACCAGTACTGTGAAAACTTTCTTGCCCTGTGCCGCCTGCAGGAGTTGCAGAGGCAAAGAAAATCTCGGCAACTTGAGGGCCATAATCGGGAGGTTGCTCTTCACCAACCACTTTGGGCAATTGAAGAGCTTGTCAATCCTGTATCTGTTGCATCCCAACGCCACTTTTCAAAATGGATCGATAAGCCGGAATTCATTTTTGCTCTGGTATATAAAATCACACGGGATTATGTTGATTCTATGGACGAGTTATTGCAACCATTGGTTGATGAAGCAATGCTAACTGGGTACAGTTGTAGAGAAGAATGGATTTCAGCAATGGTAGACTCCTTATCAACATACTTGGCAAAAGAGATATTCCCTATTTATGTCGGTCAACTGGAGGAAGAGAGTATGACTGGAATTCAGTCACAGGCTAGGACATCTTGGCTCCATCTTGTTGACTTGATGGTCTCTTTtgacaaaagaataaaatctcTTGTAGAACAGTCTGGGATCTTTCTTTCCCTTCAGGATGATGGAACCCTTCGCAAGATTTCATCTCTATCTGTCTTCTGCGATCGACCTGACTGGCTTGATTTATGGGCAGAAATAGAGCTAGCTGAAACACTGGAGAAACTAAAATCAGAGatggataaagaaaaaaactggactaagaaagttcaaggGGCAGTTCTCTCTAATTCTGATGATTATAAATCTCCTGCAGTTGGCAGCAGCATTTTTCGGTGTTTATCATCTTTGGTTGACAGATGTCGATCATTGCCTACAGTTTCTTTGAGGTCAAGGTTTTTGAGATTAGCTGGAACACCGCTTGTAAAAGTGTttttggattgcttgcttctCAGATGCCAAGAAGCCGAAGGGTTGACTGCCTTAACAGACAATGATGCCCTAATGAAAGTTACAAACTCCATTAATGCAGCTCACTTTGCTGAATCTATTTTAAAAGAATGGCGTGAGgatgttttttttcttgaaatgggATTGGATCAAGGTGATCAACTTGGAGCATCTGTTACTGAAAACAGTGGTAGTGAGATCCCAATTGAAGAGTATGGAAATGGTATTTTCCATGAGGAGATTGTCAAGTTTGAGGATTTTAGAACTGAGTGGGTTGAGAAGATATCTGTTGTTGTTTTGAGAGGGTTTGATGCTCGATGTAGAGATTACATTAAAAACAGGAGACAATGGCAGGAAAGGAGTGAAGGTTGGACTGTATCCAAGGCATTGGTTGGAGCACTGGATTATTTGCAGGGGAAAATGTCAGTAATAGAAGAGAATTTAAACAGGCTAGACTTTGCTGGGATCTGGAGGAGTCTGGCAGCCGGGGTGGAtcgattaatttttaatggcATTCTTATTAGCAATGTGAAGTTTCATGATAACGGAGTGGAGAGATTCGGGTATGATTTAGAGGTCCTATTTGGAGTTTTCAGGGCTTGGTGTTTGAGGCCTGAAGGTTTCTTCCCTAAAGCAAGTGAAGGCTTGAAGTTGTTGAAGATGGAAAAGAAGCAACTTCAAGATGGCCTGGCAGTTGGGGAGAAATGGATGAAGGAGAATGGAATTAGGCATTTGGGTGTAGCTGAGGTAGAAAAGATCAGGAAGAACAGAGTATTTACGAAGTAA